The following coding sequences are from one Sylvia atricapilla isolate bSylAtr1 chromosome 15, bSylAtr1.pri, whole genome shotgun sequence window:
- the LOC136368054 gene encoding noggin-2-like gives MTAIRALLLCLCLGLPAGGQPFLRLRPSPSDNLPVKDIVEHPDPEYDPKEQDLDERTLRKKLGSHFDPGFMAVAVPGPANASGAAAAAGRGRAALPAELRRLELGPPRGPRLRLGKKARRKVLQWLWAHTHCPVLYAWKDLGVRFWPRYIKEGNCLAEKSCSLPEGMFCKPVKSVTKTFLRWHCQGWSSQKYCTWIPVQYPLISECKCSC, from the coding sequence ATGACGGCGATCCGGgcgctgctgctctgcctctgcctggggctgccGGCGGGCGGGCAGCCCTTCCTGCGCCTGCGACCCTCGCCCAGCGACAACCTGCCCGTCAAGGACATCGTGGAGCACCCGGACCCCGAGTACGACCCCAAGGAGCAGGACTTGGACGAGAGGACGCTGAGGAAGAAGCTGGGCAGCCATTTCGACCCCGGCTTCATGGCCGTGGCCGTGCCGGGGCCGGCCAACGCCTCGGgcgccgcggcggcggcggggcgggggcgggcggcgctgcCGGCCGAGCTGCGGCGGCTGGAGCTGGGGCCGCCCCGGGGCCCGCGCCTGCGGCTGGGCAAGAAGGCGCGGCGGAAGgtgctgcagtggctgtgggCTCACACCCACTGCCCCGTCCTCTACGCCtggaaggacctgggggtgcgCTTCTGGCCGCGCTACATCAAGGAGGGCAACTGCCTGGCCGAGAAGTCCTGCTCGCTGCCCGAGGGCATGTTCTGCAAGCCCGTCAAGTCGGTCACCAAGACGTTCCTGcgctggcactgccagggctggtcCAGTCAGAAGTACTGCACCTGGATCCCCGTGCAGTACCCGCTCATCTCCGAGTGCAAGTGCTCCTGCTAA